From the genome of Nicotiana sylvestris chromosome 2, ASM39365v2, whole genome shotgun sequence, one region includes:
- the LOC104232859 gene encoding uncharacterized protein: MSECGGTRYEGLASIVRKKRSQVLRRPRTESLTFPERRDQSPLTPASDSVGRVSSGENTDDANVGGRIYKFNHCVSRDSSANRFKGDYASKKNKEDAGSSVIYNNARKGDDTDLGNGASLRQVGNTENNGANDSKLKKVKLKVGGVTRTIQTKNNSYGASGSLSSTKSARPSDALRPRQNLTQDNSSEDGPSADKNSVSKGISWNDFSGGAFGTSKSDMGRNALEKQGDKPHQNRKTKKTPKRLVLDGLDDDEDDEIRYLEKLKTSKVAGYKDLGEESTKTRSLSRVLKVDKYEMSDDVGRSGKEVKRISDRSSEYTDYEEESPETPAETKREVSLTTRQRALLSSRDTSATSANQIEFPNGLPPPPPRKQKEKLTAVEQQLKKAEAAERRRMQNEKAARELEAEAIRKILGQDSNKKKREEKIKKQQEELAQEKAAKEKMLASSTIRTVMGPTGTVVTFPQDMGLPSIFDSKPCSYPPPRGKCAGPSCENPYKYRDSKSNLPLCSLKCYKAIHEKMEDGKDC; the protein is encoded by the exons ATGAGTGAGTGTGGTGGTACTCGATATGAAGGGCTCGCCTCTATtgttagaaagaaaagaagccAGGTGCTGCGTCGACCTAGAACAGAGAGTCTGACGTTTCCTGAACGCCGTGATCAGTCACCTCTTACACCAGCTTCAGATAGTGTTGGTAGGGTCTCTAGCGGTGAGAATACTGACGATGCTAATGTTGGAGGGAGAATCTACAAGTTTAATCACTGTGTATCTAGAGATTCTTCTGCTAACAGATTCAAAGGTGATTATGCTTCTAAGAAGAACAAGGAGGATGCAGGATCTAGTGTGATATATAATAATGCACGTAAGGGAGATGATACAGATCTCGGGAATGGTGCATCTCTTAGGCAGGTAGGGAACACTGAGAACAATGGAGCTAACGATAGCAAGCTGAAAAAGGTAAAGCTGAAAGTTGGTGGCGTGACACGCACTATTCAAACCAAAAACAATTCTTATGGAGCATCTGGCAGTTTATCGTCTACTAAAAGTGCACGACCTTCTGATGCCCTTCGGCCGCGACAGAATCTCACTCAG GACAATTCAAGTGAAGACGGTCCTTCGGCAGATAAGAACAGTGTGTCGAAAGGAATTTCGTGGAACGATTTCTCAGGAGGCGCGTTTGGTACTAGCAAGAGCGATATGGGAAGGAATGCGTTagaaaaacaaggagacaagCCTCATCAAAATCGCAAGACCAAGAAGACGCCAAAGAGGCTTGTTTTGGATGGccttgatgatgatgaggatgacgAGATTCGTTATTTGGAGAAGCTTAAAACCTCAAAGGTTGCAGGATATAAGGATTTGGGGGAAGAATCAACTAAGACAAGAAGTCTTTCCCGCGTTTTGAAGGTCGATAAGTACGAAATGTCAGACGATGTTGGAAGGTCAGGCAAAGAAGTTAAGAGAATATCAGATCGAAGTTCTGAGTACACTGATTATGAGGAGGAGTCCCCTGAGACACCGGCTGAAACAAAAAGGGAAGTAAGTCTCACAACACGGCAACGAGCTCTTCTATCAAGCAGGGATACCTCTGCCACTTCTGCTAATCAGATTGAGTTTCCTAACGGCTTACCTCCACCGCCACCTCGAA AACAAAAGGAGAAGCTAACAGCAGTTGAGCAGCAACTGAAGAAAGCAGAGGCTGCTGAGAGACGTCGAATGCAAAACGAGAAGGCAGCTAGGGAATTAGAG GCTGAGGCAATTAGAAAAATACTAGGTCAAGATTCCAACAAAAAGAAGCGAGAAGAGAAAATAAAGAAGCAGCAAGAAGAGTTGGCACAG GAGAAGGCTGCTAAAGAGAAGATGCTTGCATCGAGCACTATCAGAACGGTTATGGGCCCCACTGGTACTGTCGTGACATTTCCTCAGGATATGGGTTTGCCAAGTATTTTTGACTCTAAGCCTTGCAG TTATCCTCCCCCTCGCGGGAAATGTGCTGGTCCTTCCTGTGAGAACCCATACAAATACCGCGATTCGAAGTCAAACCTTCCTCTTTGCAGTCTTAAGTGCTACAAAGCAATTCATGAAAAGATGGAGGACGGAAAAGACTGTTAA